From Elaeis guineensis isolate ETL-2024a chromosome 16, EG11, whole genome shotgun sequence, a single genomic window includes:
- the LOC140854332 gene encoding LOW QUALITY PROTEIN: probable cadmium/zinc-transporting ATPase HMA1, chloroplastic (The sequence of the model RefSeq protein was modified relative to this genomic sequence to represent the inferred CDS: inserted 3 bases in 2 codons), which produces MWIIRRDSSVLIAFSSPTKPPGYYCPFPAVLQDPRMEALALATAAGGSSPTLRFLLSRTPRPSRYFYHSTPPKRRPNSRPNPHSLSILSNNSLSPSLRSRRLLPPCCVACKAHGHGDHDDDHHHHDHDHHHHHGHGHGHGGEGELNRAQEGIIRFAKAVGWADLADLLREHLQLCCCSMALLLLASACPYVLPDRAAKSLQNGLIAIAFPLVGVSAALDAVLNLAAGTVNIHVLMALAAFASVFMGNSLEGALLLAMFNLAHIAEEYFTSRSMIDVKELKDNHPDFALLLEVNGDRLPQFSKLNYTKIPVHDLKVGSYILVRAGEAVPVDGEVFQGSSTITTEHLTGETKPLERKVGDSIPGGARNLEGMMIVKATKSWKDSTLNRIVQLTEEGKLNKPKLQRWLDEFGEHYSKVVVALSLVVALSGPFLFKWPFIGNSVSRGSIYRALGLMVAASPCALAVAPLAYATAISACAKKGILLKGGHVLDALXSCQSIAFDKTGTLTTGKLMCKAIEPIHGHLGXEEDTRFHRVCIPNCESEALAVAAAMEKGTTHPIGRAVVDHSRGKDLPDISVESFESVPGRGLFATLTGIKSLTGDKELLKASLGSVEYIASLCKSSDESAKIKEAVRTSAYGNDFVQAALSVDKKVSHPLSCTCLSLQIYEGFIPKIAQ; this is translated from the exons ATGTGGATCATACGGCGAGACTCCTCTGTCCTTATAGCTTTCTCCTCTCCCACCAAACCCCCCGGCTATTATTGTCCCTTTCCCGCCGTGCTCCAAGATCCCCGGATGGAAGCACTCGCCCTCGCCACAGCGGCCGGCGGGAGCAGCCCCACCCTCCGGTTCCTCCTCTCCCGAACGCCCAGACCCTCTCGCTATTTCTACCATTCCACTCCACCAAAACGCCGTCCCAACTCCCGCCCAAATCCCCATTCCCTCTCAATTCTCTCCAACAActccctctccccttctctcCGCTCCCGTCGTCTCCTCCCTCCCTGCTGTGTAGCCTgcaaagcccatggccatggcgaTCACGACGACGATCATCACCACCACGACCacgaccaccaccaccaccatggcCACGGTCACGGCCATGGAGGGGAAGGGGAGCTTAATAGGGCTCAAGAGGGGATCATTCGATTTGCCAAGGCCGTAGGGTGGGCCGACCTGGCAGATCTTTTGAGAGAGCACCTGCAGCTGTGCTGCTGCTCCATGGCGCTGCTGCTTCTCGCCTCCGCCTGCCCGTATGTCCTCCCTGATCGAGCCGCGAAGTCCTTGCAGAATGGTCTCATCGCCATCGCGTTCCCTCTTGTCGGG GTTTCAGCAGCTCTTGATGCTGTTCTAAATCTTGCTGCTGGGACAGTAAATATCCATGTTCTTATGGCTCTTGCAGCCTTTGCATCAGTGTTCATGGGAAACTCATTGGAAGGTGCCCTGCTTCTTGCAATGTTTAACCTGGCCCACATTG CGGAAGAGTATTTCACAAGCCGATCAATGATCGATGTGAAGGAACTCAAGGACAACCACCCAGATTTTGCACTGCTGCTGGAAGTGAATGGCGATAGACTACCTCAATTCTCAAAATTGAATTACACAAAAATTCCAGTGCATGACCTTAAAGTGGGTTCTTATATTCTCGTCAGGGCTGGTGAG GCTGTGCCTGTGGATGGGGAGGTCTTTCAAGGTTCATCTACAATTACTACTGAACATTTAACTGGAGAAACTAAACCTCTAGAAAGAAAGGTTGGAGATAGTATTCCTGGGGGTGCTAGGAATTTGGAAGGAATGATGATTGTTAAG GCAACAAAGTCTTGGAAGGATTCAACATTAAACAGGATTGTGCAGTTGACTGAAGAAGGGAAGCTAAATAAGCCAAAGTTACAAAGGTGGCTGGATGAATTCGGAGAGCACTATAGCAAGGTTGTTGTTGCTTTATCTTTGGTGGTTGCTTTGAGTGGACCATTTCTTTTTAAATGGCCCTTCATTGGAAACTCAG TTTCCAGGGGTTCAATTTATCGTGCCTTGGGGCTTATGGTAGCAGCATCTCCATGTGCATTAGCCGTAGCCCCTTTAGCATATGCTACTGCAATCAGTGCATGTGCTAAGAAG GGAATTTTGCTTAAAGGTGGGCATGTATTAGATGCCC GCAGCTGTCAGTCTATTGCATTTGATAAAACTGGGACCCTGACAACAGGGAAGCTTATGTGCAAGGCAATTGAGCCCATTCATGGGCATTTGGG GGAAGAAGATACGAGGTTCCATCGTGTTTGTATTCCAAATTGTGAAAGTGAAGCTCTAGCGGTAGCTGCAGCAATGGAAAAGGGAACTACTCATCCTATTGGaag AGCAGTTGTAGATCATAGTCGAGGGAAAGACCTTCCAGACATTTCTGTTGAAAGCTTTGAGTCTGTACCTGGCAGAGGTCTTTTTGCAACATTGACTGGTATCAAG TCACTAACTGGAGATAAAGAGCTTTTAAAGGCATCGCTTGGTTCTGTCGAGTACATTGCCTCATTGTGTAAATCTAGTGATGAGTCTGCAAAAATAAAGGAAGCGGTGAGGACATCTGCTTACGGtaatgattttgttcaagctgCTCTCTCTGTTGATAAGAAGGTAAGTCATCCTTTGTCATGTACTTGTCTAAGTTTGCAAATTTATGAAGGATTTATTCCTAAGATAGCACAATAA